The Streptomyces hundungensis genome contains the following window.
CCCCAGACCCCGTTCGCGCCTGAACGGCGCTCGTCCTCAATCGCCGGACGGGCTGAGGTGCTGGCCAGCACCGAGTGGCTAAGGGGCGCGGGGAACTGCGCGCCCAGCCACGCACGGTCCGCACATGACCAGGGGTTTTGGGGGCGCGGGGAACTGCGCAACACGCGACCCCGGCCCGCAGCCCCAGGAACCCCGGGGGCTGGGGCGGAGCCCCAGGGGGGTGGGCTCCGAGTGTGACGTTCGCCGCTCCCGCCCAGGGGACTGGGCAGTTTGGTTACCCGTAAGTAGCATGGGTGAGGTGAGCGCGCGCTCAGTCGGCGCGCGAGCCAAGCGCAGCAGTGCCATCCCGCACCTGGAGGAGAGCCATCGTGCCTCGTACCGTCAGGGACGTCGTCTTCGTCGACGGCGTCCGCACCCCGTTCGGCAAGGCGGGCCCGAAGGGCATCTACCACGAGACCCGGGCCGACGATCTCGTCGTCAAGGCGATCCGGGAGCTGCTGCGCCGCAACCCGGCTCTGGACCCCGCCAAGATCGACGAGGTCGCCATCGCCGCGACCACGCAGATCGGCGACCAGGGCCTGACCCTGGGCCGCACCGCCGGCATCCTCGCGGGTCTGCCGCAGTCCGTGCCGGGCTACTCCATCGACCGCATGTGCGCGGGCGCCCTGACCGCCGTGACCTCGGTCGCCGGTTCCATCGCGTTCGGCGCGTACGACGCCGTCATCGCCGGTGGCGTCGAGCACATGGGCCGTCACCCCATGGGCGAGGGCGTCGACCCGAACCCGCGGTTCGTCAGCGAGAAGCTGGTCGACGAGTCCGCCCTGTTCATGGGCATGACCGCCGAGAACCTGCACGACCGCTACCCCCAGATCACCAAGCAGCGCGCCGACGAGTACGCCGTGCGCTCGCAGGAGAAGGCCGCCAAGGCGTACGCCGACGGCAAGATCCAGCAGGACCTGGTCCCGATCTCGGTGCGCAACACCAACGCCGAGGTGGGCGAGACCGGTTGGGGTCTGGTCACCGCCGACGAGCCGATGCGCCCGGGCACCACCCTGGAGAGCCTGGCGAACCTGAAGACGCCGTTCCGCGTCCACGGCAACGTCACCGCGGGCAACGCGGCCGGCCTCAACGACGGCGCCACCGCGTCGATCATCGCGTCCGAGGAGTTCGCGCGGGAGAACAACCTCCCCGTGAAGATGCGCCTGGTCTCCTACGCCTTCGCGGGCGTGGAGCCGGAGGTCATGGGCTACGGCCCGATCCCGGCCACCGAGAAGGCCCTCGCCAAGGCGGGTCTGTCGATCGAGGACATCAACCTCTTCGAGATCAACGAGGCGTTCGCCGTCCAGGTCCTCGCGTTCCTGGACCACTACGGCATCGCCGACGACGACGCGCGCGTCAACCAGTACGGCGGCGCCATCGCCTACGGCCACCCGCTCGCCTCGTCCGGCGTACGTCTGATGACGCAGCTGGCGCGGCAGTTCGAGGAGCAGCCGGAGGTCCGCTACGGCCTCACCACCATGTGCGTCGGCTTCGGCATGGGCGCCACGGTCATCTGGGAGAACCCGCACCACAAGGACGCCGGAGGCAGCAAGTGAGCACCACCACCGCTGAGCTTCTCAAGGGCGCGGCCGAGCTGTTCCCGGACGAGGTCGTGACGTCCGCGCACGTACGCCACCTCGAACTGCCTTACGGCGCCGGGCGCTTCGCGCTCATCACGCTCGACAACGGCTTCGACCACACCAAGCCGACCACCTTCGGCCCCGGCTCGCTGGCGAACCTCAACGCCGCCATCGACCAGGTCGAGAAGGAGGCCGCCGAGGGCTCCATCGTCGGCGTCGGCGTCACCGGCAAGCCGTTCATCTTCGCGGTCGGCGCCGACCTCAAGGGCGTCGAGCTGCTGAAGAAGCACGAGGACGCGCTGGCCATCGGCAAGGGCGGCCACGAGGTCTTCAAGCGCCTCGCGGGCCTCGCGGTGCCGACGTTCGCGTACTACAACGGCGCGGCCATGGGCGGCGGCGTCGAGGTCGGTCTGCACTGCACCTACCGCACCGTCTCCAAGGCGCTGCCCGCGTTCTCGCTGCCCGAGGTCTTCCTCGGCCTGGTCCCGGGCTGGGGCGGCTGCACGCTGCTCCCCAACCTGATCGGCGCCGAGAAGGCCGTCTCGGTCATCATCGAGAACTCGCTGAACCAGAACCGTCAGCTCAAGGGCAAGCAGGTCTTCGAACTCGGCATCGCGGACGCCCTGTTCGAGGGTGCCGACTTCCTGGAACAGTCCCTCATCTGGACGGCGAACGTCCTCAAGGGCGACGTCACCGTCGAGCGTCCCGCCATCGACCGCGGCGAGGCCTGGGACCAGGCCGTCGCCAAGGGCCGCTTCATCGCGGACTCGAAGGTGCACGGGGCCGCCCCGGCCGCCTACCGCGCCCTCGACATCATCGCGGCGTCCAAGGACGGCGACCTCCAGGCCGGCTTCGACGCCGAGGACAGCGCGCTCGCCGACCTCATCATGGGTGGCGAACTGCGCTCCGGCATCTACGCGTTCAACCTGGTCCAGAAGCGCGCCAAGCGCCCGGCCGGCGCCCCGGACAAGAACCTGGCGCGCCCGGTCACCAAGGTCGGCGTGGTCGGCGCGGGCCTGATGGCCTCGCAGCTCGCCCTGCTGTTCCTGCGCCGCCTGGAGGTGCCGGTCGTCCTGACCGACATCGACCAGGAGCGCGTCGACAAGGGCGTGGGCTACGTCCACGCCGAGATCGACAAGCTGCTCGCCAAGTCCCGGATCAACCAGGACAAGGCCAACCGTCTCAAGGGCCTGGTCTCCGGTGTCCTGGACAAGGCCGAGGGCTTCTCCGACGCCGACTTCATCATCGAGGCGGTCTTCGAGGAGATCGGCGTCAAGCAGCAGGTGTTCGCGGAGGTCGAGGCGGTCGCCCCGGCGCACGCGATCCTCGCCACCAACACCTCCTCGCTGTCGGTCACCGAGATGGCGTCGAAGCTGAAGCACCCCGAGCGGGTCGTCGGCTTCCACTTCTTCAACCCGGTCGCGATCCTGCCGCTCCTGGAGATCGTCCGGGGCGAGCAGACCGACGACGTCTCGCTGGCCACGGCCTTCGGGGTGGCGCGCAAGCTGAAGAAGACCGCGGTCCTGGTGAAGGACGCCCCGGCGTTCGTCGTCAACCGCATCCTGACCCGCTTCATGGGCGAGATCCAGAACGTCATCGACGAGGGCACCCCGGTCGCCGTCGCCGAGAAGGCCGTCGAGCCGCTCGGTCTGCCGATGTCGCCGCTGGTCCTGCTCGAACTGGTCGGCCCGGCCATCGGCCTGCACGTGTCCGAGACCCTCAACCGCGCCTTCCCCGACCGCTTCACGGTCTCCGAGAACCTGGCCGCGGTCGTCAAGGCCGGCAAGCGCGGCTTCTACGTGTACGACTCCGGGAAGCCGGAGCTGGACCCGGAGGTCGCCGCCCTCCTGAAGCAGGGTGATGTGGCCCTGACCGAGGAGCAGACCCGTGACCGTGTCCTGGACGCGGTGGCGCAGGAGATCGGTCTGATGCTGGACGAGGGCGTCGTCGCCGAGGCCCAGGACATCGACCTCTGCCTGATCACGGGCGCCGGCTGGCCCTTCCACCTGGGCGGCATCACGCCGTACCTGGACCGCGAAGGCGTCTCGGAGCGCGTGAACGGCAAGAAGTTCCTGGCGCAGGGCGTCGCGAGCGTCCCGGCGTAACCTGGTTCCACCCCGGCGGCCCCGCACTTCGGTGCGGGGCCGCTGTCGTGCCCAAGTGCCGCTCCCACCACGGTGGTTGACGGCCCGTCACCAGGATGCACGAAGGCCCGGGACCACGCGTGGTCCCGGGCCTTGGTGCGCGTCAAGGGTCAGACCTGCTGCCAGGCCTCCAGGGCCAGGCCCGGCTCGTCGGTGCGCTGGCGGGTGATCCGCAGGCCGCCGTCGACGGTGAACACGCCGAGCACGACGCGGCCGTCGGCGTCCACCGTCAACGCGGGGGCGCCCACGCAGACTTCACCGGTCGGGGTCCAGGTGACCCCGGCCTCCTCCTGCTCGGTGGGGTAGGCCGCTATCGCGGGGCGGCCGTCGCGGTCGCGCTGGGCCAGCACCGTGCAGTCGACGCCGTCGATCTCCTTGCGCAGCACCGCGACGGGGCCCGAGCCCCGGCCGCCGAGCGACTCCATGGGACCGTCCCCGCGCCAGGCGCGCAGCTCGCCGGAGTCGGCGTCGCGCAGGAAGAACGTGACGCTGCCGTCCTCGCCGGTCTCCAGGCCGTTGACGGTGGCCGTCTCCGGGTGGCCGGGAAGCTTGTCGACGCGCTCGAACTTGGCGTCGGCGGCGGCCCGTCGGAAGCGCATGATGCCGTCGTCGGACGGGGCGTGGATGAACATCCGGCCGCCCTCGGCCGCCACGACGGATATCGAGCGGTCGGCGCCGTTGCCGTTGAGGTCGGCCCAGCCGGCCCACTTGCCGGACGGCTCCTGGCCGCGCGCGGACACTCCGCCGAAGGCGTTGCGCACGACGATCTGGGCGTTGCCCAGCGAGTCGACGCCCACCGAGGGGTGGCCCATGCGCAAGCCCAGCTTCCAGTCGCGCCGTGGGTAGGGCGAACCCACGACGGCCCAGTTCTTGACGGGGCGGCCCGTCTGGTACTGGATGGCGTGGACCAGCTCGGTCCAGGTGCCGCCGTCCTCGATGGGGGTCTGGCGCAGCGCCGCCAGGTGCACATAGCCGTCGGGGCCCTGGGCGACCGAGAGGTGCGACTGGAGTCCCTTGCCCGGCGCCACCAGTTCGGGGCCCGTCCAGGCGCCGCCCGGCCGGGTCTCGGTCCAGCGGGCCACGCCGCCGGTGGCGGGGGCGTACGCGGAGAGCCGGCCGTCCTTGCCGAGCCGGAGCCAGCCGGTGACCGTGGGGCGGCCGTCCTCGGTCGCCACGCGGGGGGTGGCGGCGACGGGTGTGGTGACGATGGAGCCGGACCGCTGGGGCTCACCGCCCGCCGTCTGTCGAGACCTCAGTGCCATGGTCCACGACCACCTTTCCCCACCGGATCCGCGCGAGCGTCCGGGTCCAGCAAACCAGCGACGTCCAGCGACTTTAACACTGGTCGCCACCCCGCTTTTCCCCGGGATTTCCGTCCCGACGTGGGGCTTTTCACCGCTCCCCGCACCCGCCCCGGGCGGAGTTTCCACCCCTGGGCTACGTCCGCCCGGGTGAGGGCCGGTCCGCGCGTACGTAGAAGACGGCCCCGTCCACGACGGCGCTGCGCTCGTACCGTGCGGCGAGGAAGCGGCGCAGGGTGGGGAGGCGGTCGGGGGCGAAGGGTTTGCCACGGGAGTCGTCCACGACGAGCGCCGGCGGCCGGTCGGCGAGTTCGGTGCGGAACACCGGCCACGCGCCGTCCACCCCGTACTTCTCCCCCACCTGGGGTCCGTCGCGGCCGCCGCTGTAGTTGGTGAGCAGCCCGGCGGTCAGATAGCGGCTGGCGGGGGCGCGCCGGGCCAGCCAGTACGTCTCCGGGTGTATGCCCCAGACCAGGACCCGTTCGGTGGGCGTGGTGCGGGCCTCGACGGCCGCGGCGAGGCGCTCGCTGTGGGCGAGCTCCGGGCGCGGGGCGAGCACCCCCCACACCAGGAACAGGGCGCAGGCGCAGGCGCAGGTGGACAGCGCGCTGGTGAGCCGGGGGGCGGGCAGGATCTGGAGCGCGCCGGTGGCGAGCAGCACCAGGGGCGGGATGAGCTGGAGGTAGTAGTGGCCGAAGAAGTGGAAGCCGAGCAGGACCGCCCCCGCGGAGGCGATCAGCCAGAGCCACAGGTCCCCGGCGCCGGTCCGGGCGATGCGCAGCACCCGTACGACCGGCGGCAGGAGCCCCGCGCAGCCCGCGGCCAGGATGAGGGTGTTGGTCAACCCCCGCGCCAGGACGTGGAGTTCGGACCCGGTGAAGGAGGCATAGGCGGCCGATCCGGTGACCGTCCAGAACAGGAAGCGGGAGGGCCCGGTGGACAGGGCCACCGCGAGGACGGGGGCGGCGAGGCCAACCCCCGTACGCAGCAGGGAGGTTCGTAGCGGCCGAGGATGGTGCCACGCCAGCCACAGGACGGGGAGGAGGACGGCGCCGCCGGTCTGTTTGGTCAGGCACGCCCCTGCGACGGCGAGGCCGGCCCGGGTGAAGTGCCCCCGGTCGGCGCAGCGGACGGCGGCCGCCGTGAAGGGCAGCATGAACACCTCGAAGGTGGCCGCCTGGGCGTCCTCGGGGTTGAGCCCCACCGAGACCAGCAGGTACAGGACGCCGGCGGCGCGCCCCGCGCCGTCGCCCCAGCGGCGTCGTGCGGTGGAGGCGAGCGCGAGCGCGGTCAGGAGCTGGGCGGCGATCGCGGCGAGGCGCAGCGGGCCGAGCGAGCCGTCTCCGCACACGGCGAACGCGGCCTCGTACAGCCAGGGCAGCAGGGGTGGTTTGCGGTCGACGACCGTGGTGTACAGGGTGCCGCCGCTCGCCAGGAGGCGTGCCTGGACGGCGAGATAGCCCTCGTCGGGGCTCCACAGGGGGTGCCGGAAGGACGGGAGGCGGGTGAGGAGGGCGAGCACGGCGAGGACCGGCAGCAGGCGCCGCCAGTAGCCCTCGGGGGCGCGCGGGTCGGTGGGGCGACGGCCCTTGGCCGCCGGGATGCTCGTGGTCGCGGATCGTAGCGACGGTGGTGGCTCGGCGAGCATGCGGGCCACCCTATGCGGCCCCGTACGCCCCGAGCGCGGGGACATACGGGGCCGCTGCCGAATCGGGGGCGGGTTACCGGGTGGTGCGGGGCGCGGGCTCCTCGACGCGGCTGTGGCGGCGGCCGTAGACGAAGTAGATGACCACGCCGATCGCCATCCACACGGCGAACCGGATCCAGGTCTCGGCCGGCAGGTTGAGCATCAGCCACAGCGAGGCGGCCACCGCGAGCGCGGGCACCCAGGGCACCAGCGGGGTGCGGAAGGCGCGGGGCAGGTCGGGCCGGGTGTGGCGCAGGATGACGACGCCGACGGCGACGACGACGAACGCGAACAGGGTCCCGATGTTCACCAGGTCGGCCAGTTCGCTGAGGCTGGTGAACCCGGCGACGATCGCGATGATCACGCCGAGCAGGATGGTCGGCCGGTGCGGGGTGCGAAAGCGCGGGTGGACGTGGGAGAAGAACCGGGGCAGCAGCCCGTCCCGGCTCATCGCGAAGAACACCCGGGTCTGGCCGAGCAGCAGGATCATGCAGACCGTGGTCAGGCCCACCGCGGCGCCGAAGCTGATGATGCCGGCGAAGAAGGGGTGGCCGGTGGCCTTGAACGCGTCAGCGAGCGGCGCGTCCACCGACAGCTTGGTGTAGTGCTGCATGCCCGTCACCACGATCGAGACGGCCACGTACAGGAGGGTGCAGATGAGGAGCGAGCCGAGGATGCCGCGCGGCATGTCCCGCTGCGGGTTCTTGGTCTCCTCGGCGGCGGTCGCCACGATGTCGAAGCCGATGAAGGCGAAGAAGACGACCGAGGCGGCGGTGAAGATGCCCATCACGCCGAAGTTGGTGGGGGCGTAGCCGCTCATCAGCTGGATGAGCGGGGCCTTGAGGTCGCCGCCCGCGCTCTGTGCCTGCGCCTTGGGGATGAACGGCGAGTAGTTGTCGGAGTTGATGAAGAACGCGCCCGCGATGATCACGATGAGGACGACCG
Protein-coding sequences here:
- a CDS encoding thiolase family protein, which encodes MPRTVRDVVFVDGVRTPFGKAGPKGIYHETRADDLVVKAIRELLRRNPALDPAKIDEVAIAATTQIGDQGLTLGRTAGILAGLPQSVPGYSIDRMCAGALTAVTSVAGSIAFGAYDAVIAGGVEHMGRHPMGEGVDPNPRFVSEKLVDESALFMGMTAENLHDRYPQITKQRADEYAVRSQEKAAKAYADGKIQQDLVPISVRNTNAEVGETGWGLVTADEPMRPGTTLESLANLKTPFRVHGNVTAGNAAGLNDGATASIIASEEFARENNLPVKMRLVSYAFAGVEPEVMGYGPIPATEKALAKAGLSIEDINLFEINEAFAVQVLAFLDHYGIADDDARVNQYGGAIAYGHPLASSGVRLMTQLARQFEEQPEVRYGLTTMCVGFGMGATVIWENPHHKDAGGSK
- a CDS encoding 3-hydroxyacyl-CoA dehydrogenase NAD-binding domain-containing protein — protein: MSTTTAELLKGAAELFPDEVVTSAHVRHLELPYGAGRFALITLDNGFDHTKPTTFGPGSLANLNAAIDQVEKEAAEGSIVGVGVTGKPFIFAVGADLKGVELLKKHEDALAIGKGGHEVFKRLAGLAVPTFAYYNGAAMGGGVEVGLHCTYRTVSKALPAFSLPEVFLGLVPGWGGCTLLPNLIGAEKAVSVIIENSLNQNRQLKGKQVFELGIADALFEGADFLEQSLIWTANVLKGDVTVERPAIDRGEAWDQAVAKGRFIADSKVHGAAPAAYRALDIIAASKDGDLQAGFDAEDSALADLIMGGELRSGIYAFNLVQKRAKRPAGAPDKNLARPVTKVGVVGAGLMASQLALLFLRRLEVPVVLTDIDQERVDKGVGYVHAEIDKLLAKSRINQDKANRLKGLVSGVLDKAEGFSDADFIIEAVFEEIGVKQQVFAEVEAVAPAHAILATNTSSLSVTEMASKLKHPERVVGFHFFNPVAILPLLEIVRGEQTDDVSLATAFGVARKLKKTAVLVKDAPAFVVNRILTRFMGEIQNVIDEGTPVAVAEKAVEPLGLPMSPLVLLELVGPAIGLHVSETLNRAFPDRFTVSENLAAVVKAGKRGFYVYDSGKPELDPEVAALLKQGDVALTEEQTRDRVLDAVAQEIGLMLDEGVVAEAQDIDLCLITGAGWPFHLGGITPYLDREGVSERVNGKKFLAQGVASVPA
- a CDS encoding glycosyltransferase family 39 protein; translation: MLAEPPPSLRSATTSIPAAKGRRPTDPRAPEGYWRRLLPVLAVLALLTRLPSFRHPLWSPDEGYLAVQARLLASGGTLYTTVVDRKPPLLPWLYEAAFAVCGDGSLGPLRLAAIAAQLLTALALASTARRRWGDGAGRAAGVLYLLVSVGLNPEDAQAATFEVFMLPFTAAAVRCADRGHFTRAGLAVAGACLTKQTGGAVLLPVLWLAWHHPRPLRTSLLRTGVGLAAPVLAVALSTGPSRFLFWTVTGSAAYASFTGSELHVLARGLTNTLILAAGCAGLLPPVVRVLRIARTGAGDLWLWLIASAGAVLLGFHFFGHYYLQLIPPLVLLATGALQILPAPRLTSALSTCACACALFLVWGVLAPRPELAHSERLAAAVEARTTPTERVLVWGIHPETYWLARRAPASRYLTAGLLTNYSGGRDGPQVGEKYGVDGAWPVFRTELADRPPALVVDDSRGKPFAPDRLPTLRRFLAARYERSAVVDGAVFYVRADRPSPGRT
- a CDS encoding amino acid permease; the encoded protein is MASKGLFRTKSIEQSIRDTEEPEHALKKSLSALDLTVFGVGVIIGTGIFVLTGKVAKENAGPGVSLAFVVAGVVCALAALCYAEFASTVPVAGSAYTFSYASLGELPAWIIGWDLVLEFALGTAVVAVGWSGYVRSLLDNAGWHLPEALSGRDGAHGFGFDILAAALVLVLTGILVLGMKLSARVTSVVVAIKVTVVLIVIIAGAFFINSDNYSPFIPKAQAQSAGGDLKAPLIQLMSGYAPTNFGVMGIFTAASVVFFAFIGFDIVATAAEETKNPQRDMPRGILGSLLICTLLYVAVSIVVTGMQHYTKLSVDAPLADAFKATGHPFFAGIISFGAAVGLTTVCMILLLGQTRVFFAMSRDGLLPRFFSHVHPRFRTPHRPTILLGVIIAIVAGFTSLSELADLVNIGTLFAFVVVAVGVVILRHTRPDLPRAFRTPLVPWVPALAVAASLWLMLNLPAETWIRFAVWMAIGVVIYFVYGRRHSRVEEPAPRTTR